In Nitrospira sp., the genomic window CACTACTGTTCGCAGTCGTCCATTTCAACGGCGCCGATCGAGCGATACAACCTACTCCCGCAGAAGCAGATGATGGAAGGCGCGCGACAAGCAGCCGCCTCCAAAGCCCAGCGCTATTGCATCGTCATCAGCGGGCGCAGCCCATTGGATCGGGAAATCGACGAAATTGCCGGAGCGGTCCGCTCAATTAAACAGGAAGTTCCGATTCAGATCTGTTGCTCACTCGGTCTGATGAGTGAATCTCAAGCCAAACGCCTGAAAGCCGCCGGCGTCGATCGAGTGAACCACAATTTGAACACCAGTGAAGCTTTCCATGCGTCAATCTGCACGACCCACACCTTCCAAGACCGGCTGGCAACGATCAAGAATGCGCGTGCAGCGGGACTGGAAATCTGCTCCGGTGGGATCGTCGGCATGGGCGAAACAGACGAAGACCTGATCGATCTGGCAACGGCCCTGCGGGACGTCAAGCCGGACTCCATTCCCTTGAACATGCTCACCCCAGTCTCCGGTACCCCGTTCGAAGAGGCCGATAACCTCACTCCACAACGCTGTTTAAAAGTACTGTGCCTCTTCCGGTTCCTCCACCCTCATACCGAAATTCGCATCGCCGGCGGGCGAGAGCACAACCTCCGTAGCCTTCAACCATTGGCACTGTATCCTGCCGACTCCGTCTTTGTGAACGGGTACCTCACGACTCCAGGCGCACCAGCTCCCGAAGTCTGGGGCATGATCAAAGACTTGGGCTTCACCATCGAAGTGGATTATCAGCAGCCTGTCGCCGGCTGATCGATAGAGTAACCAACCCGACCGGACTCGCTCCAAAGCTGCTGGAGAGAGTCCCATATAGACAAAACACCAGACGGAGAACACAAGGATTGCCCAGAGCATCGGACGCGAGCTACGCCGAGCGGCCAAAGCGGCACGGAACATAGCTAAGATGATGTAGGAAGTCAGGCGCCTTTCTCACCAATATCAATCACGAGCTGCTCAGTGACGGCTGATACTGGTGGTATCGGGGCTGGTCACGCGAGCCGAGGAAAGCCTAATCAGGAATTCAGTTGCTGCATCCGTTTGATCGAGCAGTACAACGCATAGCCTTGGGCCACCATCCCTGTCACGAGTAACCCCAATGCGGTCTGCAGCCAATGCGAGTCAGGATGATCGAGTCCGTACATGCCAATGACGAACCCGATGGCAATGGCGATGATTCCGACAGATCGCGCGATGACACCCCTAAGCCACCAATTATCTGTTGACGGAGTTTTGCTAGGCATCATTCTTTCAGTCTACATACTTATAGACAGGGAGTTCAATTGCACCTAGTGGATCTAGGTACGCATGGACCATCGTGGTGGAACGTCGACATGCTCAACTTGGCAGTTGAAGACAAAATTGACTGCTCAATGGAGGCTCCTAAGGATCCGGCAGAGTCGTTGATACGCATATGATTGAACAGATCCAGATGTCTTCTCACGAGGCGAAGCCGAACGAGTTATCAAGGCCGGTTGGGTTCGATGATCCGGAACCGGACTTCATCGACATAGGAATAGGCGGAGGTCTGTTCTCCGGCAAAGAGGCCGCAACGATAGTACCCGGATGTCCAGCTGGATTTCTGAGGGGTCAGCAGGAAATACCCTGATCGATCGTTCGTCGTTGTCATGACGCGATCTTGGACTGTCGTCTGCGGATCTTCAGCCATGTCAGATGTTTCCAATCCACATCGTGCGGTCAGCGGCACGGCATCGAACGAATCCGATACCAGTCTGAAGACCAAGTAGATTTCGGATTGTGTGGTGGGAAATGTATCGCCTGGGTACAGCGGGATGAACTCGTGAGCGCCAGTCGGAGAGTCGTCCCGCACGACTTTGGTTGCCGAAATCACAAACCGAAACCAGCTAAAATCCGCATCCCGACCCACGATTGCCGCTCCAGTATCCAGCGTCTTCTGAGGCTTCAGCCTTTCAACAGCCTTCGCATACAGAGCTTCTTCCGATGGTGCAGATGTAGAGTCACCTGATTGCTTCTCCGCTTTCACCTCTTCCTCTTTCAGCTTCACCAGTTCAGGAACGTGGGGCCGCACCTTATCCAGCCAGCGAGCAATCTTCTCTTTTGCCAGGATACGGGTACCGGCTGGGAAAGGGACATCCTTATTGGCTTGGTCAAATTCGACAGCCGTGTCATACAGCATCTGGAAGTGAATGAAGGCTTCTTCCCACCGCTCTAACTCCACATAGCACTGCCCCATCCGATAGGTCGTATCCGCGAAGTCCTCCTCACTCGGATTCAGATTCGACAAGTTCCCAAACACAGCGAGCGCTTCCTTGCACTGCCCTAACTGCATGAGCGTCAGCCCCAACTGATGCGTCGCGATAGGATCGCTTGGATTGAGCGCCAGCAGCTTGCGATAGATCGGTTCTGCCTCCTGAAAGCGACCAGCTTCAAAGAGTTTCCAGGCCTCCGATCGAAGAGCCGCCCATTCTTTGAGTTGAGTTGCGGTGGCAGTCGGCGTCAATACCGGCGTGAATCGCCGTCCCCGGTCCATCGACTCATAGAGTTGCGCAAGTTGGTTTTTGGCTGGGAGCTCGAGCGGAGACCCAGGCGCCACATGCTGGAGTACATGGTGGAGGTCAGCATCCGCCCCTTGATAATCCAGTACGTCAAAGCGCGCACGAGCAAGTGCCAGTCGCCAGCTGAGCAGATCCGGCATAAGTTGGACCGCCAGCTTGTATGATTCCAGCGATTCCTCCAACCGATCGAGCTTTCGCAGTTCTTGCGCCAGTCGCCAGTGAATAAGCGGATTCTTCGCATCAATCTGCGCAATGTTGTGCAGTTCTGCAATCGCCTCCTCTTCCTGTCCCCACCGGACCAGCAGCCCCCATTTCGCCCAGCGGACATCCAGTGCAGCGGGCTGAACAGCGAGCACTCGGTCATAGGCTTGAACGGCCTCTTGAGGATTGCGAAACGTAGAAAGGATGTCGCCGCGTACTTTGTGGAGAGTGACCGCTTCCGGATGAACGCCCAGACCCTGATCAAGAATCTCCAGCGCCGTCGTGACCGCCCCACGGTCCCATGCGGCTTTGCCATGCTCAACTACTTCATCTGCCAGCGGCCTTGCCCCATCATCTGCAGCGGCACAAGGATTGGCCATCAGAGCCAATGTGAACGCGATCATCACAAGAACTACGCCGGCACGAGATCGTGGCCGATCGACAGAGTCTTGCCTATTGGATGGCGCAATCATGTTTCCGTTTTGAACCTCACTGCGCGTGGAATCAACTATACCAAGAAGCAGGAATAATATAGCAGTCAGGATTCCGGCAAAACCGCCTCACACAAATCGCTCTTGCAGTTTCATTCCCTCGCTTGACCTCCTCTCATGATCCCGCTACTCTGGCTTCAGACGAAACCCCGGTAGAGAGTTCTATTGGAGATGATGCGTGATTCTAGTCACCGGTGGTGCCGGATATATTGGGTCTCACACCTGTGTCGAGCTACTCCAGACTGGACACGACTTGACCGTCTTCGATAATTTCTCCAACAGCCATCCCGAATCGCTCACGCGTGTACAGCGGATTACAGGCAAACAACTCCGCTTCATCCGCGGCGACATTCGCGACCGGACATCGCTGGTGACGGCGCTGCGAGAAAGCGGTGCGCAATCGGTAATGCATTTTGCTGGCCTGAAGGCGGTCGGCGAGTCAGTCCAGCAACCGCTGTCCTACTACGATAACAATGTCGTCGGTTCTTTACGTTTATTGGAAGCAATGGGAACCTGTGGGGTGAAGACGCTGGTGTTCAGTTCCTCTGCTACGGTGTACGGCGATCCGCAGCGGCTGCCGTTGACGGAAGATCACCCACTCTCCGCCACCAATCCCTACGGACAAACGAAACTGACGGTGGAACAGATGCTGAAAGATCTGCAACGAAGCGATACTTCATGGCGAATCGGTATTCTCCGCTACTTCAACCCGGTCGGAGCGCATGCGAGCGGATTGATCGGTGAAGATCCGCAGGGCACGCCGAACAACCTCATGCCCTTCGTGGCGCAGGTGGCAGTCGGCCTCCGCCCGCATCTGAACGTGTTCGGGGATGACTACACAACCCCTGACGGCACCGGTGTGCGCGACTACATTCATGTCGTGGATCTGGCGAACGGACATCTCAAAGCGTTGGACGCACTCGGACGATCCACGCACCAGGCGGAATGCCTCACGGTCAATCTTGGAACCGGGACCGGCTACAGCGTGCTGGAGATGGTGCGGGCCTTTGAACAGGCCAGCGGGAAGCGGGTGATATACAACGTTGCGCCTCGTCGGCCCGGCGACGTCGCAGCCTGTTACGCCGATCCCAGCAAGGCAGCTGCCCTTCTCGGCTGGCGAACTGAGCGAAGCCTCGCCGACATGTGCGCCGACACGTGGCGATGGCAGCACCTCAATCCTCATGGGTACAATCCTCCCCGTCAAGCAACCTAGCAGGATGCGCACAACAGCTGGTCAGCGTTGTCTGAAACCTCGATGTCTGCTACGACTACAGAAGTCACAATGAGTTTTTCAGCAACCTGCAATTAAGCCTTGCCGATGGCACTCCGCCGCACCACAGGGTCATCGTGCCACACTCGGCTGTCATGATACACTGCACTTCAGATGTTCGACGTCATCCTCTACCAACCGGAAATCCCCCCGAATACTGGCAATATTATCCGCCTCTGCGCCAATACCGGCGTCCGGCTTCACCTGGTGAAACCGCTTGGCTTTGCCATGGATGATAAACAACTCATACGCGCCGGTTTGGACTATCATGAGTTCACCACGATCAGTACCTACGACGACTGGGCCGATTGTGCGGAGTACTTCAAGGATCGCCGCCTGTTCGCTGTCTCCACAAGGGGAACCAGGCGCTATGACCAGACCGGCTACACCAAAGACAACGTGTTTTTATTTGGCCCGGAAACACGTGGGCTCCCCTCCACACTCCTTGAATCGTTTCCAGTGGAACAGCGCATTCGTGTGCCGATGCGCCCAGAGAGCCGCAGCCTCAATCTCTCGAATGCTGTCGCAGTCGTGGTGTATGAAGCTTGGCGGCAGATTGGTTTTGAGCACGGGGTCTGACGTTCCTTCATTTTGAAAAAGGCAGCTGCATGGCCTCGGCATTCTCTCACGCGTTCGTTGCCCTCGCACTCGGCAAGGCTCTCCGACATCCCGTCTTTACCTGGCCGGTCTTGTTCCTCGGCATGGCCTGTTCGATTGTCCCGGATCTTGACGTCATCGGCTTTTCCTTCGGGATTCAATATGGTGACCTGTGGGGTCATCGTGGCATGACCCATTCACTCTTCTTCGCCAGCCTCCTAGGTGTCCTTCTCACGAGTATCTGGCACCAAGAGAAATCGACGGCAACACAGATGCGCCTGTTTTTCTATCTTTTCCTCTGCACCGCATCACATGGTCTGCTCGATGCACTGACCGACGGTGGACTCGGGGTGGCGTTCTTCTCCCCATTCGATACAAACCGATACTTTTTCACCTTTCGACCGGTCGCCGTCTCTCCGATCGGCATTAGCGCATTTTTTAGCGAGCATGCTTTCCACGTGCTTGCTAGCGAGGTGACATGGATCTGGCTCCCAGCCATTGCGGGGTTCTTAATCATTCGTGGGCTACGATATGTGCGGTCAGCTCAATGGACCGTGAAGCCCGCACCGAGAGATTGATCAGCCCCATGGAGAAGCTGACAGGCGAATACAGCTGCTATCCGAGATATCGACCATACAGGAAGGCGACAAACTGCTTTGCCCCGCGCATTCTATTCTTGACGTTTTCTTCCGTGACACCACCTTGTCGCAATTGTTTTTCAAACCTGATTAACGCATCTTTCAATTCTCTTCTCAATTCTTTCTCGATGACTCGATCCAACACGCTTGGCATAATCTTCCTCCTCGATTAATTTCCTCGGATTCACTCCGACCAGGACATTGACATGAAGGGTGTGACGTACAGACACCAGATCGGAAATTCTACAGAACTCGTCAGAGACAAACCAGTTCTTAAACCAGGAAGCACCAGCTCAACAAAAGACTCCTCCTTTATACAGGGCTAGAGCCGCCTGACATGGAATAACGTAAGCCCTGTTTTCACTCTGGCCTTGGGCAGGATCGTCTTATGCGTAAGAAACGTTGGAAGTGATGCAACTGATTCCTCCCAATGCACCAGCAACCGTGCCGGTTCCTGCGTCAGCAGCTCCCCTAGGTAAACCGGGCCGACAACAAAGGCCTCACCACCTCGCCGTAACATGTGACCCAGTCTCGTCATAATCGTCTTCATGGTTATGGACGAATCAAACGAGTCATATGGCAACCACTGATAAATCAGGTCATACAGTTCGTGGCTTTCCGGAGACGCTTCACACGTATCAGCGGCTTCCATTCGAATTCGTTGCAGCCAATCCCATCGGTGCACTTCGGCGCACTGGGTCCAGAGCTGCTGGGCCTGACGCTGCGCATAGGCAACGGAGCGAACATGCACGGTATAGTCACGTGGCCGGTCAAAGAGAACGCACGTGGCAATGACCGCATCCCCATTGGCAATGAGCACACGTTCTGCCCGCGATCGCAACCTTCCAATCTCGCGATCCTGCTCGCCAAGATCGTCGAGATAGTCTGCCACGAAGGATTGGGCAGCGAGTTCGCCGATCTCCTGGTCGTCTTCTGGAAATAGGGGCACCGCCTCAAAGGCTTCGGCAGGGGAAATCTTCAGAACTCCTTGCGCGAATACCGTACGCCAATCGACCGAACTGACCGGACATTCGCTGGGCGGCGATGTCTTGACTGGGAGATCAGGATCCAATGGAAAGGTTAACTCCGTTTCACGATCTTTCAGAATCAACGAACGCCCTTCGACACGGAGGCAGCGATCCAGCGGGAGCACTCGGCGCCCGATCGAACTGACATAGGGAAGACCCACCGGATCTTCATCAAAGGTGGCCTTTTGAACAATCCCGGTTTTCACAGTTACACACAGCCCCTGGCTTCCCTCAAGATACCGAACGGGAGGATGCTGGGCTGGCAGCCATTCAACACGATGAGACGTTGCAGGATTCATGAACGCTGTAAACGGATCCTCAGCACCTATCGGCCGAGGCGTAAAAAATGTGCTGAACAAGCGAAATGCTGCCTCGGATGGATAGGTTGGAATACCACGATACCGTAAGGCCCTCGGAACAGAGTGTCCCTTGTTCTGATCGTCATATAACCCACGAATCAGCTCGAACACGGCAGAGCCCGTCCCCGGCAACAACGATTTGAACAGTTCGACCACCGGGAGAAAGTCAATCTGCTCCCAATGCATGGCTCCCATACAGGCCATGAAGCGTACCGTTTCAAATCCCCCACCATCCAAAACGTACAGAGCATCTTTTCGCTGTCGAATGGTCGCCATGCCTGTGGGATCGATCGCAAGATCCTCATCGCGATAAAACCATCGCACTTCCTCGGTTGGGACTCGTAACGCTCCTGCAGCCAGGGCGCGAAGATCATCCGGTGTGATCCGTTGCCAATTGGACCTTGAGGCGAGATTCAGCTTGCTTTCATTCACCAGCCCACAAGGCTTAATCCCAACCCATCGTCCCCAATCCAGTCGAACTCGCGCTCGTCGCAACAAGACCCTTCCGATACCGCTCGACTCCCATTCGCACTCATGCAAGGGATGGCCTACCTGATCTGTTTCGAGGAAACGTCGTCCATCAGGCCGATAAAAAACAAGGTGTCCGTTTGGAAGAGTTTGAACGTGTCCACGGACCTTGTCGAAGGACTCAGCCAGTGTACGTGTGGAAGGAAACCGAAGATGGCCTGGCGTGTTCAGCGCAAATGCAATGGCGTCCGAGGACATTCACTCGCGGAGTTGGCCGCCCCCCAAGACAATGAATTTAGCGCAGGTTAACTCTTCCAACCCCATGGGACCCCGCGCATGAATGCGCGAGGTACTGATGCCAATTTCAGCTCCCAGACCGAACTGGTACCCGTCGTTGAGCCGGGTGGAGGCATTGACCAGAACGGCACTGGCATCGACTTCTTTAAGAAACCGCATCGCGTGTCCGTAGTCCGATGTCACGATCGCTTCCGTGTGCCGCGACCCATACTGTGCGATGTGTTCCATCGCCTCATCTATATTCTTCACGATTTTCACGGCAAGAATCAGGTCAAGAAACTCTTTGCCGTAATCCTGTTCGCTTGCAGGCTTGGCCTCAAGAATCAACTGGCAGGTCTTCGGACAGCCGCGAATCTCGACATTGGCCGCGCCGAGGCTTCGGGCAAGCTTGGGCAACAGAATCCGCGCGACCGACTGGTGAACCAGCAGGGCTTCCATAGCGTTGCACGTGGATGGCCGCTGCGCTTTGGCATTGACGCAAATGGCCTCCGCCATCGCCAAATCCGCTTCGGCATCGACATAGATATGGCACACACCTGCATCATGCTTCACGACCGGAATCGTCGAATGTTCCGAAATGAGTTTCATCAACGATTCGCCGCCACGCGGAATGATTACGTCGATGAACCGATCCTGCTTGAGCAACACCGGAACCACCTCACGATCTGCACGATCGACGAATGTGATCGCCCCGGCTGGAACACCGGCCTTTCTCGCCGATTCA contains:
- the trmL gene encoding tRNA (uridine(34)/cytosine(34)/5-carboxymethylaminomethyluridine(34)-2'-O)-methyltransferase TrmL encodes the protein MFDVILYQPEIPPNTGNIIRLCANTGVRLHLVKPLGFAMDDKQLIRAGLDYHEFTTISTYDDWADCAEYFKDRRLFAVSTRGTRRYDQTGYTKDNVFLFGPETRGLPSTLLESFPVEQRIRVPMRPESRSLNLSNAVAVVVYEAWRQIGFEHGV
- a CDS encoding tetratricopeptide repeat protein, whose protein sequence is MIAPSNRQDSVDRPRSRAGVVLVMIAFTLALMANPCAAADDGARPLADEVVEHGKAAWDRGAVTTALEILDQGLGVHPEAVTLHKVRGDILSTFRNPQEAVQAYDRVLAVQPAALDVRWAKWGLLVRWGQEEEAIAELHNIAQIDAKNPLIHWRLAQELRKLDRLEESLESYKLAVQLMPDLLSWRLALARARFDVLDYQGADADLHHVLQHVAPGSPLELPAKNQLAQLYESMDRGRRFTPVLTPTATATQLKEWAALRSEAWKLFEAGRFQEAEPIYRKLLALNPSDPIATHQLGLTLMQLGQCKEALAVFGNLSNLNPSEEDFADTTYRMGQCYVELERWEEAFIHFQMLYDTAVEFDQANKDVPFPAGTRILAKEKIARWLDKVRPHVPELVKLKEEEVKAEKQSGDSTSAPSEEALYAKAVERLKPQKTLDTGAAIVGRDADFSWFRFVISATKVVRDDSPTGAHEFIPLYPGDTFPTTQSEIYLVFRLVSDSFDAVPLTARCGLETSDMAEDPQTTVQDRVMTTTNDRSGYFLLTPQKSSWTSGYYRCGLFAGEQTSAYSYVDEVRFRIIEPNRP
- a CDS encoding glutamate-5-semialdehyde dehydrogenase, translated to MLEYVLALVSKAKQASRRLASLPTATKDQALLAMAEALEAQSSEILAANEQDLKAFGMTPEKKAMADRLRLTEKRIGEMAAGIREVAKLPDPVGMMSGMWTRPNGMQVGRVRVPIGVVGIIYESRPNVTADSAALCLKSGNVCVLRGGSEAIRSNTAIATILSESARKAGVPAGAITFVDRADREVVPVLLKQDRFIDVIIPRGGESLMKLISEHSTIPVVKHDAGVCHIYVDAEADLAMAEAICVNAKAQRPSTCNAMEALLVHQSVARILLPKLARSLGAANVEIRGCPKTCQLILEAKPASEQDYGKEFLDLILAVKIVKNIDEAMEHIAQYGSRHTEAIVTSDYGHAMRFLKEVDASAVLVNASTRLNDGYQFGLGAEIGISTSRIHARGPMGLEELTCAKFIVLGGGQLRE
- the bioB gene encoding biotin synthase BioB, encoding MTYLTLADKALNDEPLTRDECRSILNAPDNELLALLHAAFQVRSKYFGRTVRLQMLQNAKSGACLEDCHYCSQSSISTAPIERYNLLPQKQMMEGARQAAASKAQRYCIVISGRSPLDREIDEIAGAVRSIKQEVPIQICCSLGLMSESQAKRLKAAGVDRVNHNLNTSEAFHASICTTHTFQDRLATIKNARAAGLEICSGGIVGMGETDEDLIDLATALRDVKPDSIPLNMLTPVSGTPFEEADNLTPQRCLKVLCLFRFLHPHTEIRIAGGREHNLRSLQPLALYPADSVFVNGYLTTPGAPAPEVWGMIKDLGFTIEVDYQQPVAG
- a CDS encoding metal-dependent hydrolase, whose translation is MASAFSHAFVALALGKALRHPVFTWPVLFLGMACSIVPDLDVIGFSFGIQYGDLWGHRGMTHSLFFASLLGVLLTSIWHQEKSTATQMRLFFYLFLCTASHGLLDALTDGGLGVAFFSPFDTNRYFFTFRPVAVSPIGISAFFSEHAFHVLASEVTWIWLPAIAGFLIIRGLRYVRSAQWTVKPAPRD
- the galE gene encoding UDP-glucose 4-epimerase GalE; amino-acid sequence: MILVTGGAGYIGSHTCVELLQTGHDLTVFDNFSNSHPESLTRVQRITGKQLRFIRGDIRDRTSLVTALRESGAQSVMHFAGLKAVGESVQQPLSYYDNNVVGSLRLLEAMGTCGVKTLVFSSSATVYGDPQRLPLTEDHPLSATNPYGQTKLTVEQMLKDLQRSDTSWRIGILRYFNPVGAHASGLIGEDPQGTPNNLMPFVAQVAVGLRPHLNVFGDDYTTPDGTGVRDYIHVVDLANGHLKALDALGRSTHQAECLTVNLGTGTGYSVLEMVRAFEQASGKRVIYNVAPRRPGDVAACYADPSKAAALLGWRTERSLADMCADTWRWQHLNPHGYNPPRQAT